From Anopheles funestus chromosome 3RL, idAnoFuneDA-416_04, whole genome shotgun sequence, a single genomic window includes:
- the LOC125768090 gene encoding pancreatic lipase-related protein 2-like produces the protein MGAHFDRSGLGRFVLMAIIASTLEMTVVAQDASFYTNLITFAIHNSEQNVTTNVVSDFEDFEALGCNSSDPFAVIVHGWKESCQTEWLVDMIGNLSNVRSGCIYCMNYNNFSRHDDYFGLVRQFLPISEVLVTKLHQLEKFGYDFNDGYMFGFSYGAHLAFDSLRRFGPGKLAALDVCEPAGPGFDGEQQYREKDPKEAAKNVQCIHTSDNYGTHERKCHQNWNLGRCGKSQDAAGPYPKGSHGLCPYIYNSAFKYDFLAMPNKQNCETKRLAPAWPKGFRMGYFMDRKSDVIGDLFAATSREYPYFDNTFANEVNEV, from the exons atgggtgcACATTTCGATCGAAGTGGTTTGGGACGGTTTGTGCTGATGGCGATAATAGCATCAACGTTGGAGATGACAGTCGTTGCACAAGATGCTAGCTTTTACACAAACTTAATCACGTTTGCGATCCATAACAG TGAGCAAAACGTGACTACGAACGTTGTCTCGGACTTTGAGGATTTTGAAGCATTGGGCTGCAACAGTTCGGATCCGTTTGCCGTCATAGTGCACGGATGGAAAGAGAGTTGTCAAACGGAATGGCTGGTAGACATGATTGGCAATCTATCAAACGTTCGAAGCGGTTGTATCTATTGCATGAATTACAACAATTTCTCCCGCCACGATGACTATTTCGGTTTGGTGCGCCAGTTCTTACCGATATCGGAAGTGTTGGTGACGAAGCTGCACCAGTTGGAGAAGTTTGGATACGATTTCAATGATGGTTACATGTTTGGATTCAGCTACGGTGCCCATCTGGCGTTCGACTCGTTAAGAAGGTTTGGACCCGGCAAGTTAGCTGCACTGGATG TTTGTGAGCCAGCTGGCCCCGGTTTCGATGGAGAGCAGCAGTATCGCGAGAAAGATCCCAAAGAAGCAGCGAAAAATGTGCAGTGCATCCATACGAGCGACAACTACGGTACGCACGAACGAAAATGTCACCAAAACTGGAATCTGGGACGGTGCGGCAAATCACAGGACGCAGCCGGTCCATATCCCAAGGGCTCACATGGACTTTGTCCATACATTTACAACAGCGCGTTCAAATATGACTTTTTGGCCAtgcccaacaaacaaaactgtgaAACGAAACGCCTTGCACCAGCATGGCCAAAGGGATTCCGGATGGGTTACTTCATGGATCGCAAAAG CGACGTGATTGGTGATCTTTTTGCGGCCACCTCGAGGGAATACCCGTACTTCGACAATACCTTTGCTAACGAAGTCAATGAAGTTTAA
- the LOC125768082 gene encoding serine/threonine-protein kinase meng-po, protein MASSKKSSGSIHKVREFELDKVVLSDEFDILQIVGEGWFGKILLVEHRATDTEMVLKLLPKPFVSLTDFYKEFHFSLMLGQHKNIVTTYDVAFETAGFYVFTQEYAPLGDLTSNVSDSGIGELHTKRVARQLASAIDYIHQKDLIHRDIKLDNVLVFRSDFARIKLCDFGESRKLGEEVLRRNEWLPYSPPEVLLVKTDDKYKTDTAHDVWQFGIVCFVCLTGCLPWQKASLDDPRYNRYQQWHQATLTFPMKRCPKLFKLLSARACKLFKKFLDPRSDRRLKTLSDLQKYLDDRWLGKTAEKEMAENEPDELCPSMYSFHSSVEEKNKLLGTLAQCGIETTVDRAAKKNRIRDWIQSSVIVEEEEEDDSGSATPSSTVSRTAVPGHVSSVAAIERAEKKINSTVKEASQKHIDPRTGTVQVGPSEMGSINARDSNNNWSSPNINGHSITTNSVKPSLLAATHGLVKEAFNTVASVTVPGTEINRNGSVNKKSSVQDSGYGSLKGGLKSGPNSRKISKSPTLPKRSTFIRSENNPYEEQESAEERDSQSLEFDELETDRGSDGFLNAVPTKQVPEKSQKSTYDRIFFRRK, encoded by the exons ATGGCATCTTCGAAGAAATCTAGTGGAAGCATCCACAAAGTTCGCGAGTTCGAACTTGATAAAGTGGTCCTGTCTGACGAGTTTGACATCTTACAAATTGTTGGCGAAGGATGGTTTGGGAAAATACTGCTCGTAGAGCATCGTGCTACCGACACGGAGATGGTACTGAAGCTGCTACCCAAACCGTTCGTCTCGCTGACAGACTTTTACAAGGAATTTCACTTCAGTCTTATGCTGGGGCagcataaaaatattgttaccACTTATGATGTCGCTTTCGAAACGGCCGGATTCTACGTATTCACCCAGGAGTATGCACCATTAG GAGACCTAACATCAAATGTGTCGGACAGTGGAATCGGTGAGCTGCACACAAAGCGTGTTGCTAGACAACTTGCGTCAGCGATCGATTATATTCATCAAAA AGACCTTATACACAGAGACATCAAATTGGACAATGTGTTAGTGTTTCGATCAGATTTTGCTCGCATCAAGCTCTGTGACTTTGGAGAATCGAGGAAACTCGGTGAGGAGGTACTGAGGCGTAACGAATGGCTACCGTACAGTCCTCCCGAAGTGTTGCTTGTGAAAACGGATGATAAATACAA GACTGATACGGCCCACGACGTGTGGCAGTTTGGCAtagtatgttttgtgtgtctcACAGGCTGCCTACCCTGGCAAAAGGCATCTCTTGATGATCCTCGATATAATCGTTATCAGCAATGGCACCAGGCAACTCTTACGTTTCCAATGAAGCGCTGCCCAAAGCTATTCAAACTGCTTTCTGCAAGGGCGTGCAAGCTGTTTAAGAAATTCCTAGATCCCCGATCGGATCGAAGACTAAAGACGCTGAGCGATTTGCAAAAGTATCTCGATGACCGATGGCTTGGAAAAACAGCAGAAAAGGAGATGGCTGAAAATGAACCAGATGAATTGTGTCCTTCGATGTACTCCTTCCACAGCAgcgttgaggaaaaaaataagctCCTAGGAACACTGGCACAATGTGGCATCGAGACGACCGTTGATCGTGCCGCCAAGAAAAACCGTATACGAGACTGGATCCAATCATCGGTGATCGtagaggaagaggaggaagatgaTTCGGGCTCGGCTACACCCTCATCAACCGTTTCGCGAACAGCCGTTCCCGGACACGTTTCTTCCGTCGCCGCAATTGAGCGGGCGGAGAAAAAGATCAACTCGACTGTAAAGGAAGCATCACAGAAACACATCGATCCACGGACTGGAACGGTACAGGTCGGGCCAAGTGAGATGGGATCAATAAACGCGCGGGATAGTAACAATAACTGGTCGTCGCCAAACATTAACGGACATTCAATTACGACAAACTCTGTCAAGCCCAGCCTCCTCGCGGCTACGCACGGTCTAGTGAAGGAGGCATTTAATACGGTTGCATCAGTTACGGTACCCGGGACGGAAATCAATCGCAATGGATCGGTTAATAAAAAGAGTAGCGTACAAGATAGTGGGTACGGTAGCTTGAAAGGAGGACTCAAGAGTGGTCCAAATAGTAGGAAAATTTCCAAATCGCCAACTCTTCCCAAGCGGTCCACCTTCATACGATCTGAGAACAATCCCTATGAAGAGCAAGAATCGGCAGAAGAACGTGATAGTCAGAGTTTGGAATTTGACGAACTAGAAACCGATCGTGGATCGGACGGTTTTCTCAATGCAGTACCCACCAAACAAGTGCCTGAGAAAAGCCAGAAAAGCACTTACGATAGGATCTTCTTTCGAAGAAAGTAA
- the LOC125768094 gene encoding aquaporin AQPAn.G-like isoform X1, translating into MDSQTFRHRQPWKVFTLFLAEFLGTGMLLFGGCMAGLDGFDNITTNISRGITFGMVVMMAFITFSATSGAIINPVVSLAAYIYGTLPFPLMLVYIVAQFAGALCGYGLLRAVTPWQYYLQALEHGDGHCVTVPHASLSSGMALAVEILLTGILVWTNCGVWDPRNKKDSDSVPIKFAFLIAGLSIAGGPITGASMNPARTLAPAVWNHSYKGLWIYFAGPTVGAILTASIYRYIFWQEYKATPSFACNCADGLAKQEFNSAKTVP; encoded by the exons ATGGACAGTCAAACat TTCGTCACAGGCAACCGTGGAAAGTGTTTACACTATTCTTGGCTGAATTCCTCGGCACAGGGATGTTGCTGTTCGGCGGATGCATGGCTGGTTTGGATGGGTTCGACAACATCACTACAAACATTAGCCGTGGGATCACCTTCGGAATGGTAGTCATGATGGCATTCATCACCTTTAGCGCTACTTCGGGTGCGATTATTAATCCTGTAGTATCACTAGCGGCCTATATCTACGGCACATTACCGTTCCCG CTGATGCTTGTATACATTGTGGCTCAATTCGCTGGAGCACTTTGTGGTTATGGTCTATTACGGGCTGTCACACCGTGGCAGTATTACCTGCAAGCTCTGGAGCACGGCGATGGCCATTGCGTCACCGTGCCTCACGCTAGCCTTTCTTCTGGAATGGCCCTTGCTGTCGAGATCTTGCTAACGGGCATATTGGTGTGGACGAATTGTGGTGTCTGGGACCCGCGGAATAAGAAGGATAGTGATTCTGTTCCTATTAAGTTCGCCTTTCTTATTGCCGGTCTTTCGATTGCTGGCGGACCCATCACTGGTGCTAGTATGAATCCAGCACGTACACTAGCTCCTGCTGTATGGAACCATTCATACAAAGGTCTCTGG atttattttgccgGTCCTACGGTTGGTGCCATTCTCACGGCATCGATATATCGGTACATCTTTTGGCAAGAATATAAAGCTACTCCTAGCTTTGCATGTAATTGTGCAGACGGTCTTGCAAAGCAAGAGTTCAATTCTGCTAAAACTGTACCTTGA
- the LOC125768094 gene encoding aquaporin AQPAn.G-like isoform X2 — translation MDSQTFRHRQPWKVFTLFLAEFLGTGMLLFGGCMAGLDGFDNITTNISRGITFGMVVMMAFITFSATSGAIINPVVSLAAYIYGTLPFPLMLVYIVAQFAGALCGYGLLRAVTPWQYYLQALEHGDGHCVTVPHASLSSGMALAVEILLTGILVWTNCGVWDPRNKKDSDSVPIKFAFLIAGLSIAGGPITGASMNPARTLAPAVWNHSYKDLFCRSYGWCHSHGIDISVHLLARI, via the exons ATGGACAGTCAAACat TTCGTCACAGGCAACCGTGGAAAGTGTTTACACTATTCTTGGCTGAATTCCTCGGCACAGGGATGTTGCTGTTCGGCGGATGCATGGCTGGTTTGGATGGGTTCGACAACATCACTACAAACATTAGCCGTGGGATCACCTTCGGAATGGTAGTCATGATGGCATTCATCACCTTTAGCGCTACTTCGGGTGCGATTATTAATCCTGTAGTATCACTAGCGGCCTATATCTACGGCACATTACCGTTCCCG CTGATGCTTGTATACATTGTGGCTCAATTCGCTGGAGCACTTTGTGGTTATGGTCTATTACGGGCTGTCACACCGTGGCAGTATTACCTGCAAGCTCTGGAGCACGGCGATGGCCATTGCGTCACCGTGCCTCACGCTAGCCTTTCTTCTGGAATGGCCCTTGCTGTCGAGATCTTGCTAACGGGCATATTGGTGTGGACGAATTGTGGTGTCTGGGACCCGCGGAATAAGAAGGATAGTGATTCTGTTCCTATTAAGTTCGCCTTTCTTATTGCCGGTCTTTCGATTGCTGGCGGACCCATCACTGGTGCTAGTATGAATCCAGCACGTACACTAGCTCCTGCTGTATGGAACCATTCATACAAAG atttattttgccgGTCCTACGGTTGGTGCCATTCTCACGGCATCGATATATCGGTACATCTTTTGGCAAGAATATAA
- the LOC125768092 gene encoding aquaporin AQPAn.G-like, which yields MTHNGLSIHQHQQQIASNGEGSANGVHIIEDAAQKRVTFQTSWHTQISNTPSFIVLSKFLGEFFGTGTLMFLGCMGCLDGFDNVTTNFSRGLIFGFTVMVVILTFGVVSGAHINPVVSIAAYIYGDISCMMVLVYFVAQFTGALCGYGLLMGVAPQTYFDQALVGGHGSCVTAPHASLTTTAAFGIEFIVTGILIWACCGVWDPRNAKHQDSAPLKFALLVAAISVAAGPATGASMNPARTLAPCVWNNSYHKIWIYFVAPPLAGVVMPITYKYVFRRELHNDGELETTTPQEQVCVCVIHNKESQFEKV from the exons ATGACGCACAACGGATTATCGATAcaccaacatcaacaacagatCGCTAGCAATGGCGAGGGATCCGCTAATGGTGTTCATATAATCGAGGATGCTGCCCAAAAAAGAGTTACATTTCAAACATCGTGGCACACACAGA TATCAAACACGCCATCCTTTATCGTCCTTTCCAAGTTCCTGGGAGAATTTTTTGGCACGGGCACTCTGATGTTTCTAGGATGTATGGGCTGTCTAGATGGTTTCGACAACGTTACAACCAACTTCAGCCGAGGCCTCATCTTTGGCTTTACGGTTATGGTGGTGATCCTCACATTTGGTGTAGTCTCTGGAGCTCACATAAATCCAGTTGTTTCAATAGCCGCATACATCTACGGTGATATTTCGTGCATG ATGGTACTAGTATACTTTGTGGCTCAGTTTACCGGCGCTTTGTGTGGTTATGGATTGCTTATGGGTGTTGCTCCTCAGACTTACTTCGATCAAGCGTTAGTTGGTGGTCATGGTAGTTGTGTTACGGCCCCACACGCCAGTCTTACAACAACAGCCGCTTTTGGAATAGAATTCATTGTCACTGGAATTCTTATCTGGGCGTGTTGTGGTGTTTGGGACCCACGGAACGCTAAACATCAGGATTCGGCTCCATTGAAATTTGCGCTGCTCGTAGCTGCCATCTCGGTTGCAGCAGGTCCCGCTACCGGTGCAAGTATGAACCCTGCCCGAACATTAGCACCGTGCGTATGGAACAACAGTTACCATAAAATATGG atttattttgtagCACCACCTTTGGCTGGTGTTGTTATGCCCATAACGTACAAGTATGTCTTTCGAAGAGAATTGCATAATGATGGCGAACTAGAAACTACAACTCCCCAAGaacaggtgtgtgtgtgcgttataCATAATAAAGAATCACAATTTGAAAAGGTCTGA
- the LOC125768087 gene encoding aquaporin-like — MKKSTLDNISVFLAELIGTGLLVMLGCMGCVSGLGHTPSHFELCINFGLIVMIVVQVFGCVSGAHLNPAVTAAAWVYDLVSTKMALAYAAAQCVGAFMGYGVLKLLTPTAVFDSALEKGPGFCVTQPNSAISNMQAVGIEFVATMVLILVCCGVWDPRNAKHHDSVALKFGFTVGALAVAAGPYTGASMNPARSLGPVLWNGVYNAHWIYWVGPLGAAFLTAFAYKAVFRREVPIEQLNHELSALNTDKSNA; from the exons ATGAAAAAATCCACGCTCGACAATATTTCGGTGTTCCTAGCCGAGCTGATTGGCACAGGATTGTTGGTGATGCTTGGTTGTATGGGCTGTGTGTCTGGGTTAGGCCATACTCCTTCACACTTTGAATTGTGCATCAACTTTGGTCTAATAGTGATGATCGTTGTACAAGTGTTCGGATGCGTATCCGGAGCTCACCTCAATCCAGCGGTCACCGCAGCCGCATGGGTGTACGATTTAGTTTCCACCAAG ATGGCCCTGGCGTATGCTGCAGCTCAATGCGTAGGTGCCTTTATGGGCTACGGTGTCCTGAAGTTGCTGACACCAACAGCCGTGTTCGATTCTGCGTTAGAAAAAGGACCCGGATTCTGCGTGACACAACCTAACAGTGCTATCTCAAACATGCAGGCGGTTGGCATTGAATTTGTCGCTACTATGGTATTGATCTTAGTCTGCTGTGGCGTTTGGGATCCTCGCAACGCTAAACATCACGATTCGGTTGCGTTAAAGTTTGGTTTTACTGTCGGTGCTCTAGCCGTTGCTGCG GGTCCCTACACCGGTGCGAGCATGAACCCGGCCCGTTCTTTAGGCCCAGTCCTGTGGAATGGTGTATATAATGCACATTGGATCTATTGGGTCGGCCCACTTGGAGCTGCTTTTCTAACTGCCTTCGCCTACAAAGCTGTTTTTCGGCGGGAAGTACCTATCGAACAGCTGAACCACGAACTATCGGCTCTTAATACTGACAAATCAAACGCTTAG
- the LOC125768079 gene encoding protein groucho-like, translated as MYPNSGINAAAVAARHPGPPQSAQPFKFTITENCDRIKEEFNFLQAQYHNLKMECEKLAQDKTEMQRHYVMYYEMSYGLNVEMHKQTEISKRLNAIITQIVPFLSQEHQQQVLTAVERAKQITMSELNSVIGQQQRPDLPRLLQQMHAQQIPGAHGAPPIPVGMPHPSLGPGALGGPLALGSTPPQHPLAILNKQELHRPEESKSSNSNIMPLDDRHRSSISPSDRDKYRPRTPESTHELKKVKKEEKDMGHSDGEKSDQDLVVDDASEINPMSPMPNQHHNGTASPRENGMMQKKLDVQDRDRIGTHSPRSGTSSNASTPSNKKLDDKPTTPIAKPATPTNSVASNGVPKVVNKPPVLNPGYPPYLAGPLNGAPHDLQAAAAAAAYGGPGVHNNLPHSLNNYARAPLAFDPHPQMRAPLGPIGIPGGKPAYSFHVNAEGQMQPVPFPQDALVGPGIPRHARQISSLNHGEVVCAVTISNPTKYVYTGGKGCVKAWDISQPGNKSPVSQLDCLQRDNYIRSVKLLPDGRTLIVGGEASNLSIWDLASPTPRIKAELTSNAPACYALAISPDSKVCFSCCSDGNIAVWDLQNQTLVRQFQGHTDGASCIDISADGSKLWTGGLDNTVRSWDLREGRQLQQHDFSSQIFSLGYCPTGEWLAVGMENSNVEVLHATKPDKYQLHLHESCVLSLKFAACGKWFVSTGKDNLLNAWRTPYGASIFQSKESSSVLSCDISADDKYIVTGSGDKKATVYEVIY; from the exons GGTCCACCGCAATCCGCACAGCCATTCAAATTCACCATAACTGAAAACTGTGATAGGATAAAAGAAgagtttaattttcttcaagcACAGTACCATAA tCTCAAAATGGAATGTGAGAAACTGGCACAAGATAAAACGGAAATGCAACGACATTATGTGATG tattATGAAATGTCATATGGTCTCAACGTTGAAATGCACAAGCAG ACAGAAATATCGAAAAGGCTAAACGCAATAATTACGCAGATCGTACCGTTTCTGTCTCAAgaacatcagcagcaggtGTTAACAGCTGTTGAACGAGCGAAGCAAATCACAATGTCGGAACTAAATAGCGTAATTGGG caacaacaacggccCGATTTACCTCGATTACTACAACAGATGCATGCGCAACAAATTCCGGGTGCCCATGGTGCACCTCCAATACCGGTCGGTATGCCTCACCCTAGTCTTGGTCCGGGTGCCCTAGGAGGACCGTTAGCTCTCGGTAGCACACCTCCTCAACACCCACTagcaattttaaacaaacaggAATTGCACAGACCAGAGGAATCCAAAAGTAGCAATAGCAATATTATGCCTTTGGATGATAGACAT CGAAGTTCAATTTCTCCCTCGGATCGCGATAAGTATCGTCCAAGAACGCCAGAATCAACACATGAACTGAAGAAGgtcaagaaagaagaaaaggacaTGGGACAt TCTGATGGTGAAAAATCCGATCAAGATTTAGTGGTGGATGACGCATCGGAGATAAATCCTATGAGTCCAATGCCCAACCAACATCATAAtg GTACAGCATCTCCTCGTGAAAATGGTATGATGCAAAAGAAATTGGACGTACAGGATAGAGATCGCATTGGAACGCATTCACCTCGATCAG GCACGTCATCCAATGCATCGACTCCTTCGAATAAGAAACTGGACGATAAACCTACCACGCCAATAGCAAAACCAGCTACTCCTACCAACTCTGTTGCAAGCAATGGTGTACCAAAGGTGGTAAATAAACCGCCCGTTTTGAATCCCGGATATCCCCCGTACCTTGCTGGGCCATTgaatg GTGCCCCACACGATTTAcaagcagcagctgctgctgcagcataCGGTGGCCCCGGTGTGCACAATAATCTGCCACATTCGTTGAATAACTATGCCCGTGCGCCGTTGGCATTCGATCCGCATCCGCAGATGCGCGCTCCTCTCGGCCCGATTGGTATTCCTGGTGGAAAACC AGCTTATTCATTTCATGTAAATGCTGAAGGACAAATGCAACCAGTGCCATTTCCCCAGGATGCCCTAGTTGGTCCTGGTATTCCTCGTCACGCTCGTCAAATTAGCTCCCTGAATCATGGTGAAGTAGTGTGCGCTGTAACGATCTCCAATCCGACAAAGTATGTGTACACCGGTGGCAAAGGTTGCGTAAAGGCTTGGGATATTTCACAACCCGGAAATAAAAGTCCCGTGTCGCAGTTGGATTGTTTG caacGTGACAATTACATTCGTTCGGTGAAACTTTTGCCGGATGGACGAACGCTGATTGTTGGGGGAGAAGCATCGAATCTATCAATTTGGGATCTGGCAAGTCCGACGCCACGAATAAAAGCCGAATTGACATCAAACGCTCCTGCCTGTTATGCGCTTGCCATTTCACCCGATtctaaagtgtgtttttcATGTTGCTCAGATGGTAATATTGCCGTTTGGGATCTTCAAAATCAGACACTAGTACGCCAATTCCAAG GACACACTGATGGAGCATCATGCATTGATATTAGTGCCGATGGTTCAAAGCTTTGGACGGGCGGATTGGACAATACCGTTCGTTCGTGGGACTTACGAGAAGGAAGGCAGCTACAACAACACGATTTTAGTTCGCAAATCTTCTCTCTTGGGTACTGTCCAACCG gtgaATGGCTCGCAGTTGGAATGGAAAACTCAAATGTGGAAGTGTTGCACGCTACCAAGCCGGATAAGTATCAGCTACATTTACATGAGAGCTGTGTACTGAGTTTGAAATTTGCCGCATGTGGCAAGTGGTTCGTTTCGACTGGTAAAGATAACTTACTAAACGCGTGGAGGACGCCTTATGGAGCCTCAATTTTCCAG tCGAAGGAATCTTCCTCGGTGCTAAGCTGTGATATATCCGCCGACGACAAATATATAGTTACGGGCTCGGGAGATAAAAAAGCTACAGTTTACGAAGTAATTTACTAA